AGTTATTGTTCTCGATGTGATAGTTTGCAAGGCGCTGAGCTTCTGATCTCAAAAAGCTTGGCGTAACAATTATGTAGTCCAAGTCTTTGAAGTCTCCATTGCGATCTAGAAAAATAGTTCCTTTAAGATTAGAATTTGACACTCTTGCATCAGCCGGAACTGATGGCGTAATGAAGTCATTGTTTGCTACGGTGTGAAATAGATTTTGACTCTCTGGATCTACTTTGATTATAAAATTACTCTCAGCATCGTTGTTGGGATACGTAGTAATATTCCAGCGATCTGTAATGTCCCAGATTTCATTTATGACTGCTGCATTTGTGATTTCAAACTCCACAGGACCAGCAGAACTAGCCACATCGAGGTTTCTGAATTGAAATTGACCTAGGCTACCATCAAGGCGCTGCGGGACATCCAGCCAAATATAATCCAGATAAGCTCTTGAACTGGGGTTTCCATTATTTTCATAAGATACCTCAACGGTCAGCTCACCATTAGATGTCGTTAGATTATTATTTACAACAACAGTATGACTTCCAGCTATATTCCTAGAAGATCCATTCAAATTTCTTAAGCCCAGTAAATTTCCTGAACCTATAGCTTGACCATTTAAATTTGAACTGAAAGATGTAGTAACATCACTTACCGCAGCAAAAGCTACTCGAGCTCTGGTAGGCTGTTCAGCGACCACATTTTCTGCATTAAAAGTGAAACTTTGTTCTGGTTCAAAACCAAAACTTTCCCCTACCCAGCGACGTCCCAGCTGTCCATAATTCACCTGATCGATTTCATGGTGTTTTCTTGAGTGGTAATAGTCATAACTAGCTACCGCATTTGCTGATGGCAACGGACTGTTAGATATTCTTTTGCCTTCTGCTCCTTGAATGTTTATGTAATAATAAGACTCGTCAGTATAGGGGTTTATGAAACTATCGTTCTCACTTACGTATTCAGAATCAGTAGCTGTTCCGTAAAATAAAACCGCATCACCGCTGTCAAAATTACCGTCCTCTTCCCCTATAACCCTTATGGCAAGTTCTGGTGGATCAAAGAATTGATCCTCACCATTGATCAAGGATAGCGAGGTTCCTCCATGCCCATATACTTTTATACGACGTGGGTCTAAACTGCCTACATCAATACCTAAATTAGAAAGAAAACTACGGGTCATGCGTTGCACTCCAGTTTCAGTAACTCTCACGCGATACCACTCACCTATAGCCAGCACCGAGTTTCCATATTCTCCACCTCTCTTAAAATTTTTGGTTTGCAAGAGAGCTTCGTAGGAATAGTCAAACGACAATAACCGGCGATAAGAGTTTCCGTCCTTATATATAGGAGTAGCCGTAATGATTTTATAGTTACGCTTTCGCGAAAGCGTGTTCCTCACAGAAATCTGTAACGAAGAAGGAATATTGTTCAACGCCAAGTCCCTCAACTCAGATTTTATTATCCGTTCAGACTGTACATTCTTAACCTCAAACGTTGAGGGATCAACTAACCCTCCTTTTTCTATCACCTTAGAAAATTCCAAAGTCTCGCCATTAAAAATCATCCCATTTCTGAAGCCAGGAACAACTGTTGTATTAGAACCTATGGTATAGGACTTAGCCTCAGTCCAGTCTAGTCTCACTGTACCATTTTGTGCGCAAATGTAGAGTGATGATAATAGCGATATTAAAACAAGGTAGGATCTCATAAATAAGGTAACGAGAATAGCTCTGTGTTATTATGGGTATGGATAGATGTTAAAGTTCAAATCTATGATAATATCACAGGAGACAAACCGTTTATCTATTTGAAATAGTAAAATTTTAGGTAATTATCAACAGATAAAGTTTTGATTTATACCGAAAATATTATATTGCACCTCTTTTTACAAACATTTTCAAGATGAACAAATTCACAGCCTTGAGATCTTTATCAGCCGTTCTAGCAGCAATCGCGCTAGTTGCATGCGGTGGCGGTAATGATTACACGACCACTTCCAGAGGAACAGGATGGGATGTAACTGGTAGAGATGGTGGTTTTGAGCTTAAGACTAAATATAAAGAACAGGAGACAGGTCCTGGACTTGTTTTTGTTGAAGGCGGAACTTTCACCATGGGTAGAGTCAAAGACGACCCAATGCACGACTGGAATAACACTCCTAATCAGCAGCACGTACAGTCATTCTATATGGATGAGACTGAGGTGACTAATGGGATGTACGCTGAGATGTTATATTGGATCAAGGAAACTTTCCCACCAGAGGATGAAGAATATAGAAATATTTACAATGGAGCCGTTCCAGATACATTAGTTTGGAGAAATAGATTAGGTTTTAACGAGCAACTTGTAAAAGACTATCTGAGACATCCAGCTTATCAAAACTATCCTGTAGTAGGTGTAACTTGGATCCAGGCGGTTGAATACGCTTCTTGGAGAACTGATCGTGTGAACGAGAAAATATTAAACCGTGAGGGTTATACATCTAAAGACGCCCTAACTAATCAAGAGCCAGGTTCTACTTTCAATACTGAAACTTATTTGAACGCACCTACATTAACTTATGGTGGTGACGAAGAAAAGATCAAAGGAGGGAAACGTTCTGAGCAATTACAAAAGCAAAGAGAAAAACGCGTTGCAAAGAGTGGTGATGGCACGGGAGAAGCAACTGGACTTTATGTTACCCGTTCAGAAGGAATTATTCTACCAGACTACCGCCTTCCTACAGAGGCTGAGTGGGAATATGCAGCACTTGCTCTTGTAAGCGTTAGAGAATACAATTCTTACAGAGGACGTAAGAAATTTCCATGGGATGGTCAATATACGCGCAGTGGTAGCCGTAGAAATCTAGGTGAACTTGTTGCTAACTTCAAACAAGGTGATGGTGATTATGGTGGTATCGCTGGATGGAGTGATGATGGGGCAGACATTACAGCTGAGGTTAAAACGTACAAACCAAATGATTTTGGTATTTATGAAATGGCAGGTAACGTTTCAGAATGGGTAGCAGATGTGTATCGCCCAATCATAGATGATGATTTCAGTGACTTTAACTACTATAGAGGTAATGTCTATACTAAAAATAAAATAGGTCCTGATGGAATGATAGCTGTTGTAAGCGCTGACTCTATTCCTTACGATACTTTATCAAATGGAAAAGTAATAGCTAGAGCTTTACCAGGTGAGATTCAAGAAATTCCTATCACAGAAGAGGAGTCTCGTTTTAGAACCAACTATAACCGTAGTGACAACGTAAACTTCAGAGATGGAGATATCGAGTCTAGTAGATACTTCGGTGATTCTAATAAGGCTCTAGCTGAAGAAAACAGAATGTACGACAGTCCAGTGAGACAAGTTGAGGTGGATTCTCTAGGAATTAACGCTAAAATTGATCCTTCTGCAAAAAGAACTACCCTCATTGACAATCAAGTAAGAGTTTACAAAGGTGGTTCATGGAGAGATAGAGTTTACTGGTTAGACCCAGCTCAAAGAAGGTTTTACCCTCAAGACATGGCTCGTGATGATTTAGGCTTCCGTTGTGCTATGTCTAGAGTAGGATCAAAATCTCAAAAAGGCAAACGCCCAAGAGGATAAATTCTATTAAACAATTTTTAAATGCCCTTCTTTTTTCAGAAGGGCATTTTTTTTACATTTCATTTATGAAAAAGCTATACGACCTATTCATCAATTCTAAAGGCATAAGCACAGATACTCGGTCGCTTGAAAAGGGGCAATTCTTTTTTGCGTTGTCAGGAGAAAATTTTAATGCAGATGCTTTTGTTAACGAAGCTTTGAGCAAAGGAGCTTCACATGTGGTGTGCACAGATCCCAATTTTAATAATAACCCTCAAGTTACGGTGGTAGAAAACGCTCTGACAACACTGCAAGAACTAGCAGGTTACCATCGCCAGAATTTCAGCTTTCCGATAATTGCGTTGACTGGTAGTAATGGGAAAACAACAACTAAAGAGCTGATCCTAAATGTACTTTCCCAAAAACTAAAGGTCAAAGCCACTATAGGTAATTTCAACAACCATATAGGAGTACCTTTAACGCTTCTAAGTTTTCCAACCGATCTTGACGCAGGAATCGTAGAGATGGGCGCTAATCATCAAAAAGAAATAGCAGAGCTGTGCAAGATCGCTAAACCTGACATCGGGATGATAACAAACTACGGTAAAGCACATATGGAAGGCTTTGAAGGCATTGAGGGAATTAAGAAAGGAAAAAGTGAGATGTATGATTTCTTACGCGAGAATTCTGGCAAAGCGATTGTTGCAACTTGGGATCAAGAGCAAGAGATGAGGTCTCAAGGTATAGACAGATATTTTACCACCTCAAAAGCAAATCTCAACAAGATTGATCCCTTTATCAATTTGGACTATGAAGATATAAATGTCTCAACCCACCTTACCGGTGCTTATAATTACCATAATATTCTATTTGCCATCACCATAGGTGAATACTTCGGATTATCATCTGAACAAATTAAAGACGGTATAGAAGGTTATATACCATCAAATAACAGGTCTCAAATTATCAATAAAACTGATCTCAAAATCATACTGGATGCTTACAACGCTAACCCTAGCAGCATGAGTGTCGCATTAGAAAACCTTGCTAAACAGGATGTCGATCATAAAATTGCTATTCTCGGCGACATGTTTGAATTAGGAGAATATAGTCAGGAAGAGCATCAAAAAATAGCCGATCTTTCTGAGACTCTTTCTATAGATCGTACTATTTTGATTGGTCAGCAATTCTACAAGACCATAGGAAACCAAGAAAGATTTGAAAACTTTGAAGATTATTCTAAGAGGTATAGAAACCATAAACTAAAAGGCTTAATTTTAATAAAGGGCTCACGAGGCATGAAGCTCGAGAGATGTCTTGAATTATTTGATTAAAAAAATCGGTTTTTTAATGTTTGAATTCTATAAAATTGTTACATTTGCAACCGCTTTAGAGCAAAAGGTACCTTAGCTCAGTTGGTAGAGCAAAGGACTGAAAATCCTTGTGTCCCTGGTTCGATTCCTGGAGGTACCACAAAAACCCGATCACTTGATCGGGTTTTTTGTTCAAAGCAATAAAAATGTGGGATTAGCTCAGTTGGTTTAGAGCGTTACGTTGACATCGTAGAGGTCGCTGGTTCGAATCCAGTATCCCACACTATCTAGAAAAAATGATTCTAGCCATAGACATAGGCAACACCCGCAGCAAAATTGCCTTGATGGATTCTGAAAATCCTTTAGGAGTCCTAACCCTACCGCATCAAGAACTTATTGAGCAAATAGAAAACTTATGCTCAGAGAAGAAAATTCACACGGTCGCTCTATGCTCAGTAAATATGATCGATGCTACGCTTTTAGATAGACTGGCAACTATAGCTGATATTTTCCAAGTGAGTATAGATAACAAAATGCCATTTTCCAATAATTACAAGAGTAACACTTTAGGAAATGACCGCATTGCTTTAGTCTCTGGAGCGATGGGAATGAGCCAACCTCATGAGCCATTACTGATCATTGACGCAGGAACCTGCATCACCTATGACTACTTAGACACAGAACAAGTGTATCAAGGAGGTGCGATATCTCCAGGACTATCAATGCGATACAAAGCCCTACATACTTTTACAGCTAAACTGCCGTTAGTAGAAGCAACAAATAAACCATCAACCATCGGTACAACAACTATTGAATCGATTCAAAGCGGTGTTCAAAACGGAGCAGCCATGGAAATAGACTCGATGATAGATTTCTATTTGAGTAGAGATCCAAATCTTAAGATTTTCCTAACAGGAGGCGACGCTCCGCTATTGTCCGAACAGTTAAAAAATCGTTTCTTTGCCGCTCCTAATTTGACACTTAGCGGGATATATAATTTGTACCAGATCAACAAGAACACATGATTAGAAGTTTTCTTTTTACGATAGCCATTATGATAGGATTTCTAGGCTACTCGCAATCTCGTACATCCTCACCCTACTCATTTTACGGTATAGGTCAGCAAACCTTCAAAGGGACTATTGAAAATAGAGCTATGGGAGGTTTGAGCACTTTTACAGACAGTATTCATGTCAACCTGAGAAACCCAGCAGGTTACGGTAAACTCAGGCTTACCACCTATACTGTGGGAGCTGTACATACAGAAACCTGGGCGT
This genomic interval from Nonlabens spongiae contains the following:
- a CDS encoding type III pantothenate kinase, yielding MILAIDIGNTRSKIALMDSENPLGVLTLPHQELIEQIENLCSEKKIHTVALCSVNMIDATLLDRLATIADIFQVSIDNKMPFSNNYKSNTLGNDRIALVSGAMGMSQPHEPLLIIDAGTCITYDYLDTEQVYQGGAISPGLSMRYKALHTFTAKLPLVEATNKPSTIGTTTIESIQSGVQNGAAMEIDSMIDFYLSRDPNLKIFLTGGDAPLLSEQLKNRFFAAPNLTLSGIYNLYQINKNT
- a CDS encoding UDP-N-acetylmuramoyl-tripeptide--D-alanyl-D-alanine ligase, which codes for MKKLYDLFINSKGISTDTRSLEKGQFFFALSGENFNADAFVNEALSKGASHVVCTDPNFNNNPQVTVVENALTTLQELAGYHRQNFSFPIIALTGSNGKTTTKELILNVLSQKLKVKATIGNFNNHIGVPLTLLSFPTDLDAGIVEMGANHQKEIAELCKIAKPDIGMITNYGKAHMEGFEGIEGIKKGKSEMYDFLRENSGKAIVATWDQEQEMRSQGIDRYFTTSKANLNKIDPFINLDYEDINVSTHLTGAYNYHNILFAITIGEYFGLSSEQIKDGIEGYIPSNNRSQIINKTDLKIILDAYNANPSSMSVALENLAKQDVDHKIAILGDMFELGEYSQEEHQKIADLSETLSIDRTILIGQQFYKTIGNQERFENFEDYSKRYRNHKLKGLILIKGSRGMKLERCLELFD
- the gldJ gene encoding gliding motility lipoprotein GldJ, whose protein sequence is MNKFTALRSLSAVLAAIALVACGGGNDYTTTSRGTGWDVTGRDGGFELKTKYKEQETGPGLVFVEGGTFTMGRVKDDPMHDWNNTPNQQHVQSFYMDETEVTNGMYAEMLYWIKETFPPEDEEYRNIYNGAVPDTLVWRNRLGFNEQLVKDYLRHPAYQNYPVVGVTWIQAVEYASWRTDRVNEKILNREGYTSKDALTNQEPGSTFNTETYLNAPTLTYGGDEEKIKGGKRSEQLQKQREKRVAKSGDGTGEATGLYVTRSEGIILPDYRLPTEAEWEYAALALVSVREYNSYRGRKKFPWDGQYTRSGSRRNLGELVANFKQGDGDYGGIAGWSDDGADITAEVKTYKPNDFGIYEMAGNVSEWVADVYRPIIDDDFSDFNYYRGNVYTKNKIGPDGMIAVVSADSIPYDTLSNGKVIARALPGEIQEIPITEEESRFRTNYNRSDNVNFRDGDIESSRYFGDSNKALAEENRMYDSPVRQVEVDSLGINAKIDPSAKRTTLIDNQVRVYKGGSWRDRVYWLDPAQRRFYPQDMARDDLGFRCAMSRVGSKSQKGKRPRG